A section of the Enterococcus montenegrensis genome encodes:
- a CDS encoding ABC transporter permease produces MFLAWNEIKHAKLRYSLIMGVMFLIAYLVFFLTGLAYGLAQDNRTAIDKWQADTILLSKEANSNLNMSMIARKELDNVDAKNKALLAQTPGVIVDNSSEDNEKIDVSFFGIETDSFLAPKIVEGKMFASNDEVVADSSVKEQYGIKISDELSLSGNEKKLTVVGFTENAKFSVSPVLYTSINAFQEIRFEKEDTSENARINGIVIRGPLAAYPDDLEKISVGNFINDLPGYSAQVLTFGFMIGFLIVIAAIVIGIFVYVLTMQKQKIFGVMKAQGISSGYIAKSVIVQTFLLAFVGVVIGALTSILTSFLLPAAVPYQNNYLFVIGVSILMLLFAVSGALFSVRTIVKIDPLKAIG; encoded by the coding sequence ATGTTTTTAGCTTGGAATGAAATAAAACATGCTAAATTAAGATATAGCTTGATAATGGGCGTAATGTTCTTAATCGCCTATTTGGTGTTTTTCTTGACAGGACTTGCTTATGGACTTGCACAAGACAATCGAACAGCTATTGATAAATGGCAGGCAGATACGATTTTATTGAGTAAAGAAGCCAATTCAAATTTAAATATGTCAATGATTGCCAGAAAGGAATTAGACAATGTAGATGCCAAAAATAAAGCCTTACTTGCACAAACACCTGGCGTAATCGTTGACAATTCTTCAGAAGATAATGAAAAAATTGACGTTAGTTTTTTTGGGATTGAGACAGACAGCTTCTTAGCACCTAAAATAGTTGAGGGAAAGATGTTTGCTTCAAATGATGAAGTGGTTGCTGATAGTAGTGTGAAGGAGCAATACGGCATTAAAATAAGTGATGAGCTTTCGCTTTCTGGGAATGAAAAAAAGCTCACAGTAGTTGGTTTTACAGAAAATGCAAAATTTAGCGTTTCACCAGTGTTATACACGAGCATTAATGCGTTTCAAGAAATTCGCTTTGAAAAAGAGGATACGAGTGAGAATGCGCGAATCAACGGCATTGTGATTAGGGGACCCCTTGCCGCATATCCTGATGATTTAGAAAAAATTTCAGTGGGCAATTTCATCAATGATTTACCAGGGTACAGTGCACAAGTACTTACTTTTGGCTTTATGATTGGGTTTCTTATTGTTATTGCGGCAATTGTTATTGGTATTTTTGTGTATGTCTTGACCATGCAAAAGCAAAAAATATTTGGCGTCATGAAGGCACAAGGAATTTCGAGCGGCTACATTGCTAAATCTGTCATTGTTCAAACATTCTTATTGGCTTTTGTGGGTGTTGTAATAGGTGCTTTAACAAGTATTTTGACATCTTTTCTATTGCCAGCCGCGGTTCCGTATCAAAATAATTACTTATTTGTGATAGGTGTTAGTATTTTGATGCTATTGTTCGCAGTTTCAGGTGCGTTATTCTCAGTTAGGACGATTGTAAAGATCGATCCTCTAAAGGCGATAGGTTAG
- a CDS encoding IS982 family transposase: MQSQLQNTQFYPEVQTTYHTILEKVEELYLKFIPDTIRLRRNINQQKQADTVIISKIIFGLMIGFPSQSGTYRAICAFLYPSSAFPSRTMYSRFCGGLKTALKIIRYEYVNSLDNKARYAVIDSFPCPLCATIRNRRAKLFSEIANIGYNATKDLYYYGFKISLSVDSKGFPIAYEVTSASIHDVNMAYDLVEQAPNKQILADKGCVSTKLKQACHAIGVDLWTPSKKNQKANDTIDNSLLRKFRKKVETVISSLSLIGVQNFKNRSLAGFEARLEAILLTYSFMLKKAQVSVSGTLRYSLGRF; encoded by the coding sequence ATGCAAAGCCAATTACAGAATACCCAATTTTATCCAGAAGTACAAACAACTTATCATACAATTTTAGAGAAAGTTGAAGAACTATACCTAAAATTTATCCCCGATACAATTCGTCTTCGACGAAATATTAACCAACAAAAACAAGCGGATACGGTGATCATTTCAAAGATTATTTTTGGGTTGATGATAGGATTTCCAAGTCAATCCGGCACGTATCGGGCAATTTGTGCATTTTTATATCCTTCTTCTGCTTTTCCTAGTAGAACAATGTATAGTAGGTTTTGTGGAGGCTTAAAGACTGCCTTAAAAATCATTCGATATGAATACGTCAATTCACTAGACAATAAAGCAAGATATGCCGTGATAGACAGTTTTCCTTGCCCCTTATGTGCAACGATTCGTAATAGACGAGCAAAACTTTTCTCTGAGATTGCCAACATTGGCTACAATGCAACAAAAGATCTCTATTATTACGGATTTAAAATTAGTTTGAGTGTTGATTCTAAAGGATTTCCTATTGCTTATGAAGTAACTTCGGCTTCCATTCACGATGTGAATATGGCCTATGATCTAGTTGAACAAGCTCCGAACAAACAGATATTGGCGGATAAAGGCTGCGTTAGTACAAAATTGAAGCAGGCTTGTCACGCCATCGGCGTAGATTTATGGACTCCTTCAAAGAAAAATCAGAAAGCAAATGATACTATCGACAACAGCTTATTAAGGAAATTTCGGAAGAAAGTAGAAACCGTTATTTCCAGTTTAAGTTTAATAGGTGTTCAAAACTTTAAAAATCGCTCTCTAGCGGGGTTTGAAGCACGTTTAGAAGCAATTCTATTAACCTATAGCTTTATGCTGAAAAAGGCGCAGGTCAGCGTTTCTGGAACACTTAGATATTCACTTGGTCGTTTTTAA
- a CDS encoding Cna B-type domain-containing protein encodes MNKKVWLITCVSSGFGYELTKQLLAKGEIVKITNSYAPKKTEVSVKKAWDDKDNQDGVRPESIKVQLYAGDKKVGEEVELNAANEWTTTWKDLDLKDKGQTIDYTVKEVGETNGYKVEVTGNAKDGYTLTNSHTPATVDISGTKTWEDNDNQDGKRPKAITVRLLADGKEVDSKEVTAETNWTYEFTGLDKYKSGNEIRYTIQEVSVPEYSSEVEEFDVTNTHTPGKTSVNVVKAWDDADNQDGVRPDQIKVVLVADGVVTDQVKTLNAANHWQASFADLDEYKSGKKVTYEVQELAVEGYESVISGDASKGFVITNSHTPATVDISGTKTWEDNDNQDGKRPDVITVHLLQGTEVVKTVKVTADNDWKYEFKNMPKFENGEKIQYSVVEDKVEDYSSSIKGFDITNSHTPGKEKVNVTKVWKDDDDKTGVRPDSITFKLLADGKETGKTLKLSAKSNWQGSFEDLDVYNNGKEINYTIEESQVKGYVSNIQKIGNTTTFVAINTLLPTKEKKPGPGGNKSGSDNKPSSSGRFPQTGETSDWFISMIGLLLIVTAGAIYLLKYKRKA; translated from the coding sequence ATGAACAAAAAAGTATGGTTAATTACTTGTGTGAGTAGTGGCTTTGGTTATGAACTGACGAAACAATTATTGGCGAAAGGCGAAATTGTTAAGATCACCAACAGCTATGCACCAAAAAAAACTGAAGTGAGTGTCAAGAAAGCTTGGGATGACAAAGATAACCAAGACGGTGTTCGCCCAGAAAGTATTAAAGTTCAACTTTATGCGGGGGATAAAAAGGTCGGCGAAGAAGTCGAATTGAATGCAGCCAACGAATGGACCACGACTTGGAAAGATCTTGACTTGAAAGATAAGGGTCAAACGATTGACTATACGGTCAAAGAAGTTGGCGAAACAAATGGCTACAAAGTAGAAGTTACTGGAAATGCCAAAGACGGTTATACATTGACTAACAGCCACACCCCAGCAACAGTTGATATTTCTGGCACGAAGACTTGGGAAGACAATGATAATCAAGATGGCAAACGCCCAAAGGCAATCACAGTTCGTTTGTTAGCAGATGGTAAAGAAGTAGATAGTAAAGAAGTGACCGCAGAAACCAATTGGACCTATGAATTCACTGGTTTGGATAAATATAAATCTGGTAATGAAATCAGGTATACGATTCAAGAAGTTTCTGTACCAGAATATTCATCTGAAGTTGAAGAATTTGATGTGACCAATACGCATACACCTGGAAAGACCAGTGTCAATGTGGTCAAAGCCTGGGATGATGCCGATAATCAAGATGGAGTCCGTCCAGATCAAATTAAAGTTGTCTTAGTTGCTGATGGTGTAGTAACTGATCAAGTGAAAACATTGAATGCAGCGAATCATTGGCAAGCAAGCTTTGCTGATCTTGATGAATACAAATCAGGTAAGAAAGTCACTTATGAAGTGCAAGAATTAGCTGTTGAAGGTTATGAATCAGTGATCAGTGGTGATGCTAGCAAAGGTTTTGTTATTACTAACAGCCACACCCCAGCAACAGTTGATATTTCTGGCACGAAGACTTGGGAAGACAATGATAATCAAGATGGTAAACGTCCAGATGTCATCACTGTTCATTTGTTGCAAGGTACAGAAGTTGTGAAGACAGTTAAGGTCACTGCAGACAATGACTGGAAATATGAATTCAAGAACATGCCAAAATTTGAAAATGGAGAAAAAATCCAATATAGTGTTGTCGAAGATAAGGTAGAGGATTACTCTTCTTCTATCAAAGGCTTTGATATTACCAATAGTCATACACCTGGTAAAGAAAAAGTCAATGTCACGAAAGTTTGGAAAGATGATGATGATAAAACGGGAGTTCGCCCAGACAGCATTACTTTCAAACTTCTGGCAGATGGCAAAGAAACAGGTAAGACATTGAAATTGAGTGCCAAATCAAACTGGCAAGGAAGCTTTGAAGACTTGGATGTTTATAATAACGGGAAAGAAATCAACTACACCATTGAAGAATCACAAGTGAAAGGTTATGTTTCCAATATTCAAAAGATCGGAAACACCACTACTTTTGTTGCAATAAATACACTATTACCAACAAAAGAGAAGAAACCTGGCCCTGGTGGCAACAAATCAGGATCTGACAATAAACCTAGTAGTTCAGGTCGATTTCCACAAACCGGAGAAACTTCTGACTGGTTCATTTCGATGATTGGGTTACTGTTGATCGTTACTGCAGGTGCGATTTACTTGTTGAAATACAAAAGAAAAGCTTAA
- a CDS encoding RNA polymerase sigma factor: MGDSGETHIRHAFDSFCKKVVRNEALNIQKKYARFRQRQISMEILKQKGLDTEFYYSEPNMNGSGSFIVLGIKIFISNEELANAIAALPSVRQEIILMSFFIGLNDREIGDIIGKSLGSVWYQRQVALEELGKYLGGNYEAK, encoded by the coding sequence ATGGGCGACTCAGGGGAAACCCACATTCGACACGCGTTTGACAGTTTTTGTAAGAAAGTAGTCCGCAACGAGGCATTAAACATTCAAAAGAAATACGCTAGATTTCGCCAACGTCAAATCTCAATGGAGATATTGAAACAAAAAGGACTGGATACAGAGTTTTATTATTCAGAACCAAATATGAATGGTAGTGGTAGCTTTATTGTCCTAGGTATAAAGATTTTTATTTCAAATGAGGAGTTGGCAAATGCGATTGCAGCATTACCTAGCGTAAGACAAGAAATCATTTTGATGTCCTTTTTCATCGGTCTCAATGATCGGGAAATTGGCGATATTATTGGGAAAAGTCTCGGCAGTGTTTGGTACCAACGACAAGTGGCCTTGGAAGAGTTAGGAAAGTATTTGGGTGGCAATTATGAAGCAAAATAA
- a CDS encoding helix-turn-helix domain-containing protein: MKQNKRYIPFIPVATIEAAVSGDSIAMSIVLSKYQNYISRLAMKPVYEEEKGMVMYVDEYMRRQLETKLIEKILEFDTTR; this comes from the coding sequence ATGAAGCAAAATAAACGATATATACCGTTTATACCAGTAGCTACTATTGAAGCCGCAGTCTCTGGTGATTCAATCGCCATGTCCATCGTTCTGTCAAAATATCAAAATTATATATCACGATTAGCCATGAAACCTGTCTATGAAGAAGAAAAAGGAATGGTTATGTACGTAGATGAATATATGCGTAGACAACTGGAAACGAAATTGATTGAGAAGATACTTGAATTTGACACAACTCGTTAA
- a CDS encoding tyrosine-type recombinase/integrase, whose product MASHVKLPSGNYQCISRYTNPLTGKRTKITLTYSGSTRKAQRNAERELEDKIDRILEEYEYAQPDRILRFSQLVEKWLEHWRFGVNERTVEREILVIRRVNELIDGDVLVESITPLLLEKLLTDYQKRYDSSYSTMIHIKSTLNKIFRYAVKHRILVYSPMSVVELNLPREKKMEPKIRRKLKYLEPHELNAFLTEVKKSVNPVYYHLTLFLVNTGLRIGEAGALTVDDVDFENRRITVTKNLVQTGKGKFEYGPPKTEESERIVGLSQVALKSLIAAMEKSKQLDKRYQIKPWKSYVQTDSIFRTLNGAPVTSKSYRTFIHRIQDDLRENCESKYGFKWVKNITPHSFRFINITYLKDSEGVDPKSIQSHVGHTDLRTTMNVYAQTSNKGTTRIVNALDHWLDKDNPLDFYPEVFCSEYSTRLNKILRENIDKDVIEFTLEDFKRALGIPPEYQTRHLKNNIIQKMISDLSEEWQAFDIETIYGKMRKILGYKITYGNNLVLKHNL is encoded by the coding sequence ATGGCATCACATGTAAAATTACCAAGTGGAAATTATCAATGTATTAGCCGATATACTAATCCTTTAACGGGAAAGAGAACGAAAATTACTCTGACTTATTCTGGCAGCACTCGGAAGGCTCAAAGAAATGCTGAACGTGAATTAGAAGACAAGATTGATCGAATTTTAGAAGAATATGAATATGCCCAACCAGATAGAATATTACGTTTCTCTCAACTTGTAGAAAAATGGCTTGAGCATTGGCGATTCGGAGTTAATGAAAGAACAGTAGAACGAGAAATTTTAGTGATTCGAAGAGTGAATGAATTAATTGATGGTGACGTTTTAGTTGAAAGTATCACACCATTATTACTCGAAAAATTGTTAACTGATTATCAAAAAAGATACGATAGTTCATATTCTACGATGATTCATATTAAGAGTACCTTAAATAAAATTTTTCGATATGCAGTAAAACATCGTATTTTAGTTTATTCTCCCATGTCTGTTGTCGAGTTGAATTTACCTCGAGAAAAGAAAATGGAACCCAAAATAAGAAGAAAGTTAAAATATCTCGAACCACATGAGCTAAATGCTTTTCTAACAGAGGTTAAGAAATCGGTGAATCCAGTTTATTACCATCTTACTTTGTTCTTAGTGAATACTGGACTTCGAATTGGAGAGGCAGGAGCTTTAACAGTAGATGATGTCGATTTTGAAAATCGGAGAATAACAGTCACAAAAAATCTAGTTCAAACTGGCAAAGGAAAATTTGAGTATGGCCCACCAAAAACAGAAGAATCTGAACGGATAGTCGGATTGTCCCAGGTAGCTTTGAAAAGTTTAATTGCTGCTATGGAAAAAAGTAAACAGCTAGATAAGAGATATCAAATAAAGCCTTGGAAATCATATGTCCAAACAGACTCAATATTTAGAACGTTAAACGGTGCGCCAGTTACTTCCAAATCCTACCGAACGTTTATTCATAGGATTCAAGATGATTTAAGAGAAAATTGCGAAAGTAAGTATGGGTTTAAGTGGGTTAAAAATATAACTCCTCACTCTTTTAGGTTTATTAATATTACTTACTTAAAGGATAGTGAGGGGGTTGATCCAAAATCAATCCAATCTCATGTGGGACATACAGATTTGAGAACTACAATGAACGTTTATGCTCAAACTTCAAATAAAGGTACAACACGAATTGTAAATGCTCTTGATCATTGGCTAGATAAAGACAATCCACTTGATTTTTATCCGGAGGTTTTCTGTAGTGAATATTCAACTAGGCTCAATAAGATTTTGAGAGAAAATATAGATAAAGATGTAATCGAGTTTACTCTCGAAGATTTTAAAAGAGCTTTAGGAATTCCCCCCGAATACCAAACTAGACACTTAAAGAATAACATTATTCAGAAGATGATTAGTGATTTGAGTGAAGAATGGCAAGCATTTGATATTGAAACAATTTATGGTAAAATGCGAAAGATACTAGGTTACAAGATAACGTATGGAAACAATCTGGTGTTGAAGCACAATCTTTAA
- the ylqF gene encoding ribosome biogenesis GTPase YlqF, translated as MTIQWFPGHMAKAKREVSEKLKFVDIVFELVDARLPLSSRNPLLDQILQQKPRLVILNKADLADPEQTQKWQSYFEAKGFAALAMNALENQGTKKIVTKAKTVLADKFARDKARGIKPRAIRAMVIGIPNVGKSTLMNRLVGKKIAQTGNKPGVTKGQQWLRSGSELELLDTPGILWPKFEDPEIGKKLALTGAIKDQLLHLDDIALFGLDFFTRYYPGRVAKRYHLELVDEQLPLPDLLMLITEKRGFRDDYDRGSELVVVEIRQSKLGPFTLDRYEEAGVFNESTSN; from the coding sequence ATGACGATTCAATGGTTCCCAGGACATATGGCAAAAGCCAAACGGGAAGTTAGTGAAAAGCTAAAGTTTGTTGACATCGTTTTTGAATTAGTGGATGCCAGACTGCCGCTTTCTTCGCGTAATCCATTATTAGATCAAATTTTACAGCAAAAACCACGCTTAGTGATATTAAATAAGGCCGACTTGGCTGACCCTGAACAAACACAAAAATGGCAGAGCTATTTTGAAGCAAAAGGCTTTGCAGCTTTGGCAATGAATGCCTTGGAAAATCAAGGAACTAAAAAAATTGTGACAAAGGCCAAAACTGTTTTGGCTGATAAATTTGCCAGAGATAAAGCCCGAGGCATTAAACCACGGGCAATTCGCGCGATGGTGATTGGCATACCAAATGTCGGCAAATCAACTTTAATGAATCGTTTAGTTGGTAAAAAAATCGCGCAAACAGGGAATAAACCAGGGGTAACCAAAGGGCAACAGTGGCTGCGTTCTGGTAGTGAATTAGAGCTTTTAGACACGCCAGGGATTTTATGGCCCAAATTTGAAGATCCTGAAATTGGTAAGAAATTGGCCTTAACTGGCGCCATTAAAGACCAACTGTTACATTTGGATGATATTGCACTATTTGGTTTGGATTTTTTCACGCGGTATTACCCCGGGCGAGTAGCCAAGCGCTATCATTTGGAGTTAGTCGACGAGCAATTACCTTTACCAGACTTATTGATGTTGATTACAGAAAAAAGAGGATTTCGTGATGACTATGATCGTGGTAGCGAGTTGGTTGTCGTTGAGATTCGGCAAAGTAAATTAGGGCCTTTTACCTTAGATCGTTACGAAGAAGCAGGAGTTTTCAATGAAAGCACAAGCAATTAA
- a CDS encoding ribonuclease HII, with protein MKAQAIKDIKIKLATLTDANDPYLMALAQDERAGVQKLLQQFYRRLDKEQALKDKYVEMTSFERTLHQEGHRFIAGIDEVGRGPLAGPVVAAAVILPADVVLLGLNDSKQLSAKKRGQLYCEIQEKAIAVGIGVVDHEEIDRINILQASKKAMLLAIDDLAVEPTHLLVDAVKLDCDISQDNLIKGDARSVSIAAASIIAKEMRDNLMKEYHQIFPFYAFDKNAGYGTKDHLNGLKNHGICAIHRKTFAPVKNYL; from the coding sequence ATGAAAGCACAAGCAATTAAAGATATCAAAATAAAACTAGCGACACTAACCGATGCCAATGATCCTTATCTAATGGCTTTAGCTCAAGATGAAAGAGCTGGTGTTCAAAAATTACTGCAACAATTTTATCGGCGTTTAGATAAAGAGCAAGCGTTAAAAGATAAATATGTTGAAATGACTAGTTTTGAGCGAACATTACACCAAGAAGGTCATCGTTTTATCGCAGGGATTGACGAAGTAGGCCGGGGCCCTCTAGCAGGTCCGGTTGTGGCTGCGGCGGTTATTTTACCTGCAGATGTTGTGCTTTTAGGTTTAAATGATTCTAAACAATTATCGGCTAAAAAAAGAGGGCAGCTATATTGTGAAATTCAAGAAAAAGCGATAGCTGTCGGAATTGGCGTCGTGGATCACGAAGAAATCGATCGTATTAATATTTTGCAAGCAAGTAAAAAGGCGATGCTGTTAGCTATAGATGACTTAGCCGTAGAACCAACACATCTATTAGTAGATGCAGTAAAACTAGACTGTGATATTTCCCAAGACAATCTGATCAAAGGGGATGCGCGATCGGTTTCAATAGCAGCAGCAAGTATTATAGCCAAAGAAATGCGGGATAATTTGATGAAAGAATACCATCAAATCTTTCCTTTTTATGCTTTTGATAAAAATGCTGGTTATGGAACGAAAGATCATCTGAATGGTTTAAAAAATCACGGCATTTGTGCGATTCACCGGAAAACTTTTGCACCAGTTAAAAATTATTTATAA
- the dprA gene encoding DNA-processing protein DprA translates to MEREWFLLKLALLQGAGIITKWRILEYAQKHQYFNFTAKEVQPLLSRKCDSFVFYNDWNFLTQEVLQQKLNGQKYVTLDSPLYPKRLKEIYQPPFALFYEGNILLLQQEKIIGFVGSRNVSPYGKEIVKKFVPPLTNRGYTIASGLAKGVDSCSHLTAMQSFGQTIGVVGCGLDICYPKEVFTIYWEMLKNQLVISEYPYGTPVRKYHFPMRNRIIAGISQAVCVVEAKAKSGSLTTAQLALDTGKEVFAFPGDILNGRSTGCLQLIQDGAKCVISLKDILEELPNFE, encoded by the coding sequence ATGGAAAGAGAATGGTTCTTATTAAAATTAGCTTTATTGCAAGGTGCAGGTATTATTACCAAGTGGCGTATTTTGGAATATGCGCAAAAACACCAGTATTTTAATTTTACCGCTAAAGAAGTGCAGCCGTTATTATCAAGAAAATGTGACAGCTTTGTTTTTTACAATGATTGGAACTTTTTAACGCAAGAGGTGCTGCAGCAAAAATTAAACGGTCAAAAATATGTCACGTTAGACTCTCCTTTATATCCAAAGCGACTAAAGGAAATTTACCAACCACCTTTTGCTTTATTTTACGAAGGAAATATTTTACTGTTGCAACAAGAGAAAATTATTGGTTTTGTCGGTTCTCGAAATGTTTCACCTTATGGTAAGGAGATCGTGAAAAAGTTTGTTCCACCCTTAACAAACCGAGGCTACACGATTGCAAGTGGCTTAGCAAAAGGGGTGGATAGTTGCAGTCATTTAACTGCGATGCAGTCTTTTGGTCAGACGATTGGTGTTGTGGGGTGTGGTTTGGACATCTGCTATCCAAAAGAAGTTTTTACCATTTATTGGGAAATGTTAAAAAATCAATTGGTCATCAGTGAATATCCCTATGGTACACCCGTAAGAAAATATCACTTTCCAATGCGCAATCGGATTATTGCCGGTATATCACAGGCGGTATGCGTAGTAGAGGCCAAAGCAAAAAGCGGTTCACTTACTACGGCACAATTGGCATTAGACACAGGTAAAGAGGTCTTTGCCTTTCCTGGCGATATTTTAAACGGCCGTTCAACCGGTTGTTTGCAGCTGATTCAAGATGGTGCAAAATGTGTAATTTCTTTAAAAGATATTTTAGAAGAGTTGCCAAATTTTGAGTAA
- the topA gene encoding type I DNA topoisomerase — protein sequence MAYKYLVIVESPAKAKTIEKYLGRNYKVVASVGHIRDLPKSKMGIDVENNYEPHYISIRGKGDVIKSLRSAAKKAQKVYLASDPDREGEAIAWHLAHLLNLDLEDKNRVVFNEITKDAVKAAFKEPRTIDLDLVDAQQARRVLDRLVGYSISPILWRKVKKGLSAGRVQSIALKMIIDREKEIRQFIPEEYWSIDGNFQKERKKFKANFWGVDGKKKKLPNAESIKEVTSRLDGKDYDVVKVEKKERKRNPAAPFTTSSMQQEAARKLNFRTRKTMMVAQQLYEGIALGKQGTVGLITYMRTDSKRIADSAKAEAAEFIETTYGKEYSSHSHKKVKNAQGAQDAHEAVRPTSVTRTPEEMKQYLDKDQLKLYTLIWSRFVASQMTPAVLDTMKVTLEQNGVIFIANGSKIKFKGFMQVYVEGTDDGKEEKENILPELVVGDVVKAIDIEPKQHFTQPPARFSEATLIRTLEEKGVGRPSTYAPTIETIQRRYYVKLQQKRFEPTELGEIVNSLIEDFFPQIVDVNFTAEMETDLDKVEDGKENWVKVVDRFYKPFETELTNAEEKIEKIQIKDEPAGFDCDVCGHPMVIKLGRYGKFYACSNFPDCRNTKPIVKEIGVICPVCHKGQVIERKSKKNRLFYGCSRYPDCDFTSWDKPVGRDCPKCGQYLVEKKVKGGKQVVCINGDYEENVQK from the coding sequence ATGGCATATAAATATTTAGTAATTGTTGAGTCACCGGCAAAAGCCAAGACAATCGAGAAGTACTTAGGTCGCAACTATAAAGTTGTTGCCAGCGTCGGCCATATTCGCGATTTACCAAAAAGTAAAATGGGAATTGACGTTGAAAATAATTACGAGCCCCATTATATTTCCATTCGCGGAAAAGGCGATGTAATCAAAAGTTTAAGAAGTGCCGCCAAAAAAGCACAAAAAGTTTATCTCGCAAGTGACCCGGACCGTGAAGGGGAGGCTATTGCATGGCATTTGGCACATTTATTAAATCTTGATTTAGAAGACAAAAATCGCGTAGTCTTTAACGAAATCACCAAAGATGCCGTTAAAGCTGCTTTTAAAGAACCACGAACTATTGATTTGGATCTAGTGGATGCTCAACAAGCACGGCGCGTTTTAGACCGTTTAGTGGGTTACTCTATTAGTCCAATTTTATGGCGTAAAGTCAAAAAAGGCTTGAGTGCTGGTCGCGTACAATCCATTGCGCTAAAGATGATTATCGATCGGGAAAAAGAGATTCGTCAATTTATTCCGGAAGAATATTGGTCGATTGATGGCAATTTCCAAAAAGAACGAAAAAAATTCAAAGCTAATTTTTGGGGCGTCGATGGCAAAAAGAAAAAATTACCTAACGCTGAAAGTATTAAAGAAGTTACAAGTCGTTTAGATGGTAAAGATTACGATGTCGTGAAAGTCGAGAAAAAAGAACGTAAACGCAATCCAGCTGCGCCTTTTACAACCAGCAGTATGCAACAAGAAGCAGCCCGCAAATTAAACTTTAGAACACGTAAAACCATGATGGTCGCCCAACAACTTTATGAAGGAATTGCGCTAGGTAAACAAGGTACCGTCGGTTTAATTACCTATATGCGAACCGATTCAAAACGGATTGCAGACTCTGCTAAAGCAGAAGCAGCAGAATTCATCGAAACAACTTACGGTAAAGAATATTCTTCTCATAGTCACAAAAAAGTAAAAAATGCGCAAGGCGCGCAAGATGCCCACGAGGCAGTTCGTCCAACCAGCGTGACACGAACACCAGAGGAAATGAAGCAATATTTAGATAAAGATCAATTAAAACTTTATACGTTGATTTGGTCTCGTTTTGTTGCAAGTCAAATGACACCAGCTGTTTTAGATACAATGAAAGTCACTTTAGAGCAAAATGGTGTGATCTTCATTGCCAACGGTTCTAAGATTAAGTTTAAAGGTTTTATGCAAGTTTATGTCGAAGGTACCGATGATGGTAAAGAAGAAAAAGAAAACATCTTGCCAGAATTAGTTGTAGGTGATGTTGTAAAAGCAATTGATATTGAACCAAAACAACATTTTACGCAGCCACCAGCACGCTTTAGTGAAGCAACTTTAATTCGCACGTTGGAAGAAAAAGGCGTAGGACGTCCTTCAACATACGCCCCAACAATTGAGACGATTCAACGTCGTTACTATGTAAAATTACAGCAAAAACGCTTTGAACCAACGGAATTAGGCGAAATTGTCAACTCCTTAATTGAAGATTTCTTCCCACAAATCGTGGATGTTAACTTTACGGCTGAAATGGAAACAGACTTGGATAAAGTAGAAGATGGCAAAGAAAACTGGGTTAAGGTCGTGGATCGTTTTTATAAGCCATTTGAAACTGAGTTGACAAATGCAGAAGAAAAAATTGAAAAAATTCAAATCAAAGATGAACCCGCTGGCTTTGACTGTGACGTTTGTGGGCATCCAATGGTGATTAAACTGGGGCGTTATGGTAAGTTTTATGCGTGTAGCAATTTCCCTGATTGCCGCAACACCAAACCGATTGTAAAAGAAATCGGCGTTATTTGTCCGGTTTGTCACAAAGGACAAGTTATCGAAAGAAAGTCTAAGAAAAATCGCTTATTCTATGGCTGCTCTCGTTATCCAGATTGTGACTTTACTTCTTGGGATAAACCAGTTGGGCGCGATTGTCCAAAATGTGGTCAATATTTAGTTGAGAAAAAAGTTAAAGGTGGCAAACAAGTCGTTTGTATTAATGGCGACTATGAAGAAAACGTCCAAAAATAA